A portion of the Cohaesibacter gelatinilyticus genome contains these proteins:
- a CDS encoding group I truncated hemoglobin, translating into MLIRSVSRTNPLKILALAAFLAVPALSMPTVVVAAEQPTLYERLGGYDAITAVTHDVAARLMADPKMGRFWAHRGKDGIDREVQLIIDFIANQAGGPRYYTGRDMKLTHIGMRIDGEDWDRLITHLKATLDKFNVPEKERADVVAFFEGTRKDIVEVK; encoded by the coding sequence ATGTTGATCAGATCTGTATCTCGGACCAACCCTCTTAAAATCCTTGCCTTGGCAGCATTTCTGGCAGTGCCTGCCCTGTCCATGCCAACGGTCGTTGTTGCGGCTGAACAGCCGACCCTTTACGAGCGCCTGGGCGGCTATGATGCCATCACCGCTGTCACCCATGATGTGGCCGCGCGCCTGATGGCAGATCCGAAAATGGGACGTTTCTGGGCGCATCGCGGTAAAGACGGTATTGATCGCGAAGTGCAATTGATTATCGATTTCATTGCCAATCAGGCTGGTGGCCCTCGCTATTACACTGGCCGCGACATGAAGCTGACCCATATTGGCATGCGCATTGATGGTGAGGATTGGGACCGTCTGATCACCCACCTCAAAGCCACGCTCGACAAGTTCAATGTGCCGGAAAAAGAACGGGCTGATGTGGTGGCTTTCTTTGAAGGCACCCGCAAGGACATTGTTGAAGTGAAATAA